CCATAACTCGGGCAGATCCCGATTTGTACCCCAGGATTCTCTTTTTCTAAAGTCCGCAAGTAAGGATCAACTTGTTGCTCGGAAAGAAGCGCTAGGTAGAGGGTTTCAGTGGCATGTTTCTTCAGAGAGTGTTTTTCTAAATGAGCTACGACACACCCAAGCATCGATTCCATTTGGGAAGGCACTCCTGGAAGAACCATCGTTGTTGCTTCTCCTTCGAGAATGAACCCAGGTGCAGTCCCTAGTGTATTCTGAATGATTGTTGCCCCTTTAGGAACCATTGCCTGGTCTTTTAACGTAGGAAGATTAGCACCAAATCGTTTGATTAAATCGGCAGCAATCTTCTCATCGTAGAAAAGGGAGGTCCCATAGATTTCAGCAATGATATCGCGCGTCAAATCGTCTCCTGTGGGACCGAGCCCTCCAGAAGTAATCAAAAAGGAAGAGCGTTTCATTGCTTCTTTAATCCCTTCTTGCAAAAGAGTGGGCTCATCAGGAAGATAAGTAACACGATCTACCGCAAAACCATGGCTCAAAAGCTTTTGGGAAATCGCACTAGCGTTGGTATTTACAGTGTACCCCGATAATAATTCATTACCAATAGAAAGGATTTCAATGCTCATAATGACAGCCGGAAGTGTTCGAGTTGAGGATGGACTTTTGCCCACACTTGGGATTGTTTCCCCAAGCGAAAGGTTGCGTTGAGTGGTTTTCCTTCAACAATAAATGGTGTGGGAGTAGTGTGGGCTCGCATCCACTTGGCAAGGGTTTGAAAAAGCTGTGTATTGGGATTTTCTCGGTCTTTATAAATTTCAATAAGGTCGTTATCGACTGAGTTTGAATAGAGCTGAGGGTAAGAGAACTGAAGGCCCCATGTTACAGCTTCTTCCGAATGGACCATTGAGTGAAATGCTTGCTGCTGAGGTGAAAAGGTAAAGTGATGAAGGCTGAGTTGAATTACAGGCTCCTTAGCTTTGATAATATATTTTCCTTCTTTTACCTCCATAGCATAGAGCGCTTTCGGATTTGCTGAAAAAGCGGCTGAAAAAAAAGGCTTTAAATATTTTTCATCTGGGATGAGCCCCGCCTTAATCGTTGTAATATAATCAACGTAGCGAACAAGAAAGTCTTCGATTGAGATCCGAGCCGTTTGTATATCAACGAGCTCAGAGACGTTGTAGATTGAAAAGGAAGGAAGGGAACTCAGTAGAGCTTGCATTTCACCAGAGTCTAGAAGAGCT
The window above is part of the Candidatus Neptunochlamydia sp. REUL1 genome. Proteins encoded here:
- a CDS encoding nicotinamide-nucleotide amidohydrolase family protein produces the protein MSIEILSIGNELLSGYTVNTNASAISQKLLSHGFAVDRVTYLPDEPTLLQEGIKEAMKRSSFLITSGGLGPTGDDLTRDIIAEIYGTSLFYDEKIAADLIKRFGANLPTLKDQAMVPKGATIIQNTLGTAPGFILEGEATTMVLPGVPSQMESMLGCVVAHLEKHSLKKHATETLYLALLSEQQVDPYLRTLEKENPGVQIGICPSYGVLSVYLHAEDAKILPPIRDKIAEKFRMHVYSISNKRIEVALHKWMVDHKKTLAAGESCTGGKIASTLTAHAGSSDYFLGSIVSYSNHLKESALGVSSETLKTHGAVSPEVVTEMAKGVKRLTGADYILTTSGIAGPSGGTPDKPVGTVWMAIVTPEKTFTGLLPIKHSAGKRGLVIDYAVTYLLASLYRFLNYDTEPFS